Proteins encoded together in one Schumannella luteola window:
- a CDS encoding serine/threonine-protein kinase, giving the protein MARRLPSQPPVLPGFSFVHILGSGGFADVFLYEQNMPRRQVAVKVLLNEVVNENVRQMFQAEANLMGQVSAHPSVLTVHSAGVSADGRPYLVMELCSAMLSERYRRERIPVPEILRVAVTIGSAIETAHRTGVLHRDIKPSNILLTAYGHPVLSDFGIASTLSTDVIEESIGLSIPWSAPEVLMDETTGTVASEVWAFAATIYSLLAGRSPFEIPDGANSSADLMGRINRGRPQPIGRPDVPASLEQALRRAMSRRPEQRPGSIIELVRELQLVESELGVAQTPIELAMDEWALSTAGDLGERTRLRAAPGAAAPAGGSRRRRRRAAAAAVAGSGDQPEAARSAPRESGGAVPSSGRAGAAGGRRGPNGWLIGTIAALVAVIGVIVGVLVYSTQDAQSIPRVADIRDSQSNGTVRFSWDDPGLGSGDRYSVAVDDDTPSFQQANSFKVDAAAGSTVCITVTVNRGGRAGEPSSPKCVDIVAG; this is encoded by the coding sequence TTGGCGCGCCGTCTGCCGTCTCAGCCCCCTGTGCTGCCCGGGTTCTCGTTCGTCCACATCCTCGGATCCGGCGGCTTCGCCGACGTGTTCCTCTACGAGCAGAACATGCCGCGGCGGCAGGTCGCGGTCAAGGTGCTGCTCAACGAGGTCGTCAACGAGAACGTGCGCCAGATGTTCCAGGCCGAGGCGAACCTCATGGGCCAGGTCAGCGCGCACCCCTCCGTGCTCACGGTGCACTCGGCCGGCGTCTCGGCCGACGGACGGCCCTACCTCGTGATGGAGCTCTGCTCGGCGATGCTGAGCGAGCGCTACCGACGCGAGCGCATCCCCGTGCCCGAGATCCTCCGCGTCGCCGTGACGATCGGCAGCGCGATCGAGACCGCGCACCGCACGGGCGTGCTGCACCGTGACATCAAGCCCTCGAACATCCTGCTCACCGCCTACGGACACCCCGTGCTGAGCGACTTCGGCATCGCCTCGACGCTGAGCACCGATGTGATCGAGGAGTCGATCGGGCTCTCGATCCCGTGGTCGGCCCCCGAGGTGCTCATGGATGAGACGACGGGAACCGTCGCCTCGGAGGTGTGGGCCTTCGCCGCCACCATCTACTCGCTGCTCGCCGGACGCTCGCCGTTCGAGATCCCGGACGGCGCCAACAGCTCCGCCGACCTGATGGGCCGCATCAACCGCGGCCGCCCGCAGCCGATCGGCCGCCCGGATGTGCCGGCCAGCCTCGAGCAGGCGCTGCGGCGCGCGATGTCGCGGCGTCCGGAGCAGCGCCCCGGCAGCATCATCGAGCTCGTGCGCGAGCTGCAGCTGGTCGAGTCGGAGCTGGGCGTCGCGCAGACGCCGATCGAGCTGGCGATGGACGAATGGGCGCTGTCGACGGCGGGCGATCTGGGGGAGCGCACGCGCCTCCGCGCTGCACCCGGCGCGGCGGCTCCCGCCGGCGGCTCCCGCCGACGACGACGGCGCGCGGCGGCCGCCGCGGTCGCGGGCTCCGGTGATCAGCCGGAGGCGGCTCGCAGCGCCCCGCGCGAGTCGGGCGGGGCGGTCCCGTCGTCGGGCCGCGCCGGCGCCGCGGGCGGACGCCGCGGTCCGAACGGCTGGCTGATCGGCACCATCGCGGCGCTCGTCGCCGTGATCGGCGTCATCGTCGGCGTGCTCGTGTACTCGACTCAGGATGCGCAGTCGATCCCGCGCGTCGCCGACATCCGCGACAGTCAGTCGAACGGCACGGTGCGTTTCAGCTGGGATGACCCGGGGCTCGGTTCCGGCGACCGCTACTCGGTCGCCGTCGATGACGACACGCCGAGCTTCCAGCAGGCGAACTCCTTCAAGGTGGATGCGGCCGCCGGCTCGACCGTCTGCATCACCGTGACCGTCAACCGCGGCGGGCGCGCCGGCGAGCCGAGCTCGCCGAAGTGCGTCGACATCGTGGCGGGCTGA
- a CDS encoding Ig-like domain-containing protein, which translates to MRRWLAARKGAVATALSGTVITAVVAAGAILSNGYSAQQLDLDPGSVWVVNDAEQAVGRVNTQVRELDSVVRTTGTDVEVLQHDDTVLVVDRSNAALDVLDPATGELGETVALPPEQPEAWLAGDNVVIMARGTGEVWIVPVADLQSFDPSAEAQLTFGKGSVAAVDPDGVLWAYGPSTGEVYRVDAAAGALKADSRWPVDLPRDDDSYGITAVDGRWAVLDADARRIAMQDRGVVGLPTSLGAASALVVQQPTSSPENAVLVAGSGGLVSVPFDDGAVRRLVSRDGGAAAAPVVLGECRYAAWAGGAAWRQCTGSSERDLDLEKLGGSASLVFVRDGKRLVLNDVRTGRSWAVQHDGELIDNWTELLKKDDQQQIVDADEDTPPEVAEKQEPPVAVDDEFGARPGRATVLPVLLNDYDPNGDVLVIDSADALPEQQGRLDLINRNQQLLLTLPAEASGALSFGYTISDGHGGFASATVRVTVRQPGENSPPVQVRASKTTVRAGGEVTTQVLGDWIDPDGDAMYVRGASVPAPDRVSSKPDGAVLFSDLGEGGDLKTVTLVVSDGIADGTGSLAITVRAAGQVPIIADPFPVIAYAGQTITVSPLEHVRGGNGAVRLNAVPAKSGATVVPSFDSGTFTFVSDQVRTHNLEYVVTDGTQTVTGQVRIEVLLPPDANAKPITIPKTVFVHPLDSQTLDVAGSDKDPAGGVLMVTALTDVPPGQLQAEVLEQRSVRVTLTTPLEHAVTFGYRITNGLAESTGTITVVQIPFPSVVQPPIARDDTATVRVGDIIDIPVLDNDEQPDGQEITLDPVLPRDVPSGSGLLFASGDRLRFLAPSQAGTFTAAYQISSLGQTAQAEVKISVRERDTATNNPPVPRQVTARAIAGETVDIRIPLDGIDPDGDSVQLLGLATNPEKGSVTSTTATGIVYQAGAYSSGTDTFTYTVMDGLGARATGTIRVGIAARVDAGRNPVAVPDAVTARPGTTVTIPVLDNDSDPDGGQLSVTAVTPNDATVKANVVDARYVRVQVPRDEGTYGLVYTIENATGGTASDFITLTVATDAPLSRPVADDTVLTVTDVLGKRTISVPVLDNVFFADGAVSSLGVELLSGYSSDARVLADKRIRVTVGDASQIIPFAVVHPKDPNVRAYAFLRVPGYDDALPQIDTRAPKITVRSESTVRIDLNDYVVALGGTRVRLTDSSSVRATHADGSSLVVDDDTLQYTSADQYFGPASISFEVADGDPTDPKTRSAVLSLPIQVEPRQNQPPVFTGASLEFEPGQQREVDLVRLTNYPYAKDLDELAYSLAGGSPGGFRVQVNGQRLVITADDSAAKGTQASVTLGVRDRDNTGTAGRIQLKVVSSTRPLVRPVADQAIAQRGQTTTVDVLANDLANNPFPGSPLRVMDVRGLDSASLPAGVKVTPSADNSRLTVQVAASAAPGDTNLQYQVADATRDPDRYVWGSVRISVQDRPDPVSGVRVTEFGDRSLRIGFSPGPANNSPITSYEVALTRGDGSVTTTKCSGSSSCKVTTPGNGPSNAVGVSVTAINAIGRSDATALAGTIWSDIIPPAPTSLNSTPLDTGLRVTWTKPDADAAGSPITYYVVTVGGISRTVSVDPGDATGTAYSASVTGTSIINGSSVGYTVSARNSAPNSLAVWNEAAGTGTPAGAPIATTSPSASGVGTAQVTLGWSGVFSPNGSDIRRYYAVAYVAGGAVPVCTVTGVDTGNPMVSVEPTGAKVDRLDSSFTSTTFTGLTTDTSYLLVVFAYNRQGCTPSASIPFTPRVVPPRVTAVNAVAPDPAAAAGDGLGDFSLGSDSVSPAGAYDVVRYRLSGDGVDSTVMGPVTPGQNAYLRASNGSHYGKRVSLEVQGCKKYGELVSSSNPDGLLCNPNFSDPVEIGVPVRLAIDGITHDTPDGITSVTTTWSWTSTSFSPVYDRVEVSCDGRSTWTALNDAGPGSCVGDSPLPLLTGWKPLIIRITSGGQTYERSYQW; encoded by the coding sequence ATGAGACGCTGGCTCGCAGCCCGCAAGGGCGCTGTGGCGACCGCGCTGAGCGGAACCGTCATCACCGCCGTGGTGGCGGCCGGCGCCATCCTCTCGAACGGCTACTCGGCGCAGCAGCTCGACCTCGATCCCGGCTCGGTCTGGGTGGTCAACGACGCCGAGCAGGCCGTCGGCCGCGTGAACACCCAGGTGCGCGAGCTCGACTCGGTCGTGCGCACGACCGGCACCGACGTCGAGGTGCTGCAGCACGACGACACCGTGCTCGTGGTCGACCGCAGCAATGCGGCGCTCGATGTGCTCGACCCCGCGACGGGGGAGCTGGGCGAGACGGTGGCGCTGCCGCCCGAGCAGCCCGAGGCCTGGCTCGCCGGCGACAACGTCGTCATCATGGCGCGCGGCACCGGCGAGGTCTGGATCGTGCCCGTCGCCGACCTGCAGAGCTTCGACCCCTCGGCCGAGGCGCAGCTCACCTTCGGCAAGGGCTCGGTCGCGGCCGTCGATCCCGACGGCGTCCTCTGGGCCTACGGGCCGTCGACGGGCGAGGTGTACCGCGTCGACGCCGCCGCCGGCGCGCTCAAGGCCGACAGCCGCTGGCCCGTCGACCTTCCCCGCGACGACGACAGCTACGGCATCACCGCGGTCGACGGACGCTGGGCGGTGCTCGACGCGGATGCGCGTCGCATCGCCATGCAGGACCGCGGCGTCGTCGGGCTGCCGACGTCGCTCGGCGCCGCGAGCGCCCTCGTCGTGCAGCAGCCCACCTCCTCGCCCGAGAACGCGGTGCTCGTCGCCGGGAGCGGGGGACTGGTGTCGGTGCCCTTCGATGACGGAGCCGTGCGCCGACTCGTGAGCCGCGACGGCGGTGCCGCGGCGGCTCCGGTGGTGCTCGGCGAGTGCCGCTACGCGGCCTGGGCCGGCGGCGCGGCCTGGCGTCAGTGCACGGGCTCGAGCGAACGCGATCTCGACCTCGAGAAGCTCGGCGGATCGGCGTCGCTGGTGTTCGTGCGCGACGGCAAGCGCCTCGTGCTGAACGACGTGCGCACCGGGCGCAGCTGGGCGGTGCAGCACGACGGCGAGCTCATCGACAACTGGACGGAGCTGCTCAAGAAGGACGACCAGCAGCAGATCGTCGACGCCGACGAGGACACCCCGCCCGAGGTGGCCGAGAAGCAGGAGCCGCCGGTCGCCGTCGACGACGAGTTCGGCGCGCGCCCCGGTCGGGCGACCGTGCTGCCGGTGCTGCTCAACGACTACGACCCCAACGGCGACGTGCTCGTCATCGACTCGGCGGATGCCCTGCCCGAGCAGCAGGGCCGACTCGACCTGATCAACCGCAACCAGCAGCTGCTGCTGACCCTGCCGGCCGAGGCGAGCGGCGCGCTGTCGTTCGGCTACACGATCTCCGACGGGCACGGCGGATTCGCGTCGGCGACGGTGCGGGTGACGGTGCGCCAGCCCGGGGAGAACTCGCCGCCGGTGCAGGTGCGCGCCTCCAAGACGACGGTGCGCGCGGGCGGCGAGGTCACGACCCAGGTGCTGGGCGACTGGATCGACCCGGACGGCGATGCGATGTACGTGCGCGGCGCATCGGTGCCGGCACCCGACCGGGTCAGCTCGAAGCCGGATGGCGCGGTGCTGTTCTCCGACCTCGGCGAGGGCGGCGACCTCAAGACGGTGACGCTCGTGGTCTCCGACGGCATCGCCGACGGCACCGGCTCGCTCGCCATCACGGTGCGGGCCGCCGGTCAGGTGCCGATCATCGCCGATCCGTTCCCCGTGATCGCCTACGCGGGCCAGACCATCACGGTCTCGCCGCTCGAGCACGTGCGCGGCGGCAACGGGGCGGTGCGCCTCAACGCGGTCCCGGCGAAGTCGGGCGCCACGGTCGTGCCGAGCTTCGACTCCGGCACCTTCACCTTCGTCAGCGACCAGGTGCGCACGCACAACCTCGAGTACGTGGTCACCGACGGCACGCAGACCGTCACCGGTCAGGTGCGCATCGAGGTGCTGCTGCCGCCCGACGCGAATGCGAAGCCGATCACGATCCCGAAGACGGTGTTCGTGCATCCGCTCGACAGCCAGACCCTCGATGTCGCCGGCAGCGACAAGGACCCGGCGGGCGGGGTGCTCATGGTGACGGCGCTGACGGACGTGCCGCCCGGGCAGCTGCAGGCCGAGGTGCTCGAGCAGCGCTCGGTGCGGGTCACGCTCACGACGCCTCTCGAGCACGCCGTGACGTTCGGCTACCGCATCACCAACGGCCTCGCCGAGTCGACGGGCACGATCACGGTCGTGCAGATCCCGTTCCCGAGCGTCGTGCAGCCGCCGATCGCGCGCGACGACACCGCGACCGTGCGCGTCGGCGACATCATCGACATCCCCGTGCTCGACAACGACGAGCAGCCGGACGGCCAGGAGATCACGCTCGACCCCGTGCTGCCGCGCGACGTGCCCTCGGGATCGGGGCTGCTGTTCGCGTCAGGTGACCGGCTGCGATTCCTGGCACCGTCGCAGGCCGGCACCTTCACCGCCGCGTACCAGATCAGCTCCCTCGGGCAGACGGCCCAGGCCGAGGTGAAGATCTCGGTGCGCGAGCGCGACACCGCGACCAACAACCCGCCGGTGCCGCGCCAGGTGACCGCGCGCGCGATCGCGGGCGAGACCGTCGACATCCGCATCCCGCTCGATGGCATCGACCCGGATGGCGACTCCGTGCAGCTGCTCGGCCTCGCGACGAACCCCGAGAAGGGCTCCGTCACCTCGACCACGGCGACCGGCATCGTCTACCAGGCGGGCGCCTACTCGAGCGGAACCGACACCTTCACCTACACGGTCATGGACGGACTCGGGGCGCGGGCCACCGGCACCATCCGCGTCGGCATCGCGGCGCGCGTCGACGCCGGTCGCAACCCCGTCGCGGTGCCCGACGCCGTCACAGCACGCCCGGGCACGACCGTGACGATCCCGGTGCTCGACAACGACTCCGACCCCGACGGCGGGCAGCTCAGCGTGACCGCGGTCACCCCGAACGACGCGACCGTCAAGGCGAACGTGGTGGATGCGCGCTACGTGCGCGTGCAGGTGCCGCGCGATGAGGGCACCTACGGCCTCGTGTACACGATCGAGAACGCCACGGGCGGCACCGCCTCCGACTTCATCACGCTCACCGTGGCGACCGATGCGCCCCTGTCGCGTCCGGTCGCCGACGACACCGTGCTCACCGTCACCGATGTGCTCGGCAAGCGCACGATCAGCGTGCCCGTGCTCGACAACGTGTTCTTCGCCGACGGGGCGGTGTCGAGTCTCGGGGTGGAGCTGCTCTCCGGCTACTCCTCGGATGCCCGCGTGCTCGCCGACAAGCGCATCCGCGTCACGGTGGGCGACGCCAGTCAGATCATCCCCTTCGCGGTCGTGCACCCCAAGGACCCGAACGTGCGCGCCTACGCCTTCCTGCGCGTGCCCGGCTACGACGATGCGCTCCCGCAGATCGACACCCGCGCGCCGAAGATCACCGTGCGCAGCGAATCGACCGTGCGCATCGACCTCAACGACTACGTCGTCGCGCTCGGCGGCACGCGCGTGCGGCTCACCGACAGCAGCAGCGTGCGGGCGACCCACGCCGACGGCAGCAGCCTCGTCGTCGACGACGACACCCTGCAGTACACCTCTGCCGATCAGTACTTCGGCCCGGCGTCGATCTCCTTCGAGGTCGCCGACGGCGACCCGACCGACCCGAAGACGCGCAGTGCCGTGCTGTCGCTGCCGATCCAGGTCGAGCCGCGCCAGAACCAGCCTCCGGTCTTCACCGGTGCGAGCCTCGAGTTCGAACCCGGTCAGCAGCGCGAGGTCGACCTGGTGCGCCTGACGAACTACCCCTACGCGAAAGACCTCGACGAGCTCGCCTACTCGCTCGCCGGCGGCAGCCCGGGCGGGTTCCGCGTGCAGGTGAACGGGCAGCGGCTCGTCATCACCGCCGACGACTCCGCGGCGAAGGGCACGCAGGCCTCGGTCACGCTCGGCGTGCGCGACCGCGACAACACCGGCACCGCCGGGCGCATCCAGCTTAAGGTCGTCTCGTCGACGAGACCGCTGGTGCGGCCCGTCGCCGACCAGGCGATCGCCCAGCGCGGGCAGACCACCACCGTCGACGTGCTCGCGAACGACCTCGCGAACAATCCCTTCCCGGGCAGCCCGCTGCGGGTGATGGATGTGCGCGGACTCGACTCGGCGTCGCTGCCGGCCGGCGTCAAGGTCACTCCGAGCGCCGACAACAGCAGGCTCACCGTCCAGGTGGCGGCCTCGGCCGCGCCCGGCGACACGAACCTGCAGTACCAGGTGGCCGACGCCACCCGCGATCCCGACCGCTACGTCTGGGGCAGTGTGCGCATCTCGGTGCAGGACCGCCCCGACCCGGTCAGCGGCGTGCGCGTGACCGAGTTCGGCGACCGCAGCCTGCGCATCGGCTTCTCGCCCGGGCCGGCCAACAACTCGCCGATCACCTCCTACGAGGTCGCGCTGACCCGCGGCGACGGCAGCGTCACCACGACGAAGTGCAGCGGCTCCTCGTCGTGCAAGGTCACGACCCCGGGCAACGGGCCGAGCAACGCCGTCGGCGTCAGCGTCACCGCGATCAACGCGATCGGCCGCTCGGACGCGACGGCGCTGGCCGGCACGATCTGGTCGGACATCATCCCGCCGGCGCCCACCTCGCTGAACTCGACGCCGCTCGACACGGGGCTGCGCGTCACCTGGACCAAGCCCGACGCCGACGCCGCGGGCAGCCCGATCACCTACTACGTCGTCACCGTCGGGGGCATCTCGCGCACCGTCTCGGTCGATCCGGGCGACGCGACCGGCACCGCCTACTCCGCGTCGGTGACCGGAACGTCGATCATCAACGGCAGTTCCGTCGGCTACACCGTGAGCGCCCGCAACAGCGCCCCGAACTCGCTCGCCGTCTGGAACGAAGCGGCCGGCACGGGGACGCCGGCCGGCGCGCCGATCGCGACCACCTCGCCGAGCGCCTCCGGGGTGGGCACTGCGCAGGTGACCCTGGGATGGTCCGGCGTCTTCTCGCCCAACGGAAGCGACATCCGGCGCTACTACGCGGTCGCCTACGTCGCCGGGGGAGCCGTGCCCGTCTGCACGGTCACCGGCGTCGACACCGGGAATCCGATGGTCAGCGTCGAGCCGACGGGCGCGAAGGTCGATCGTCTCGACAGCAGCTTCACCTCGACGACCTTCACCGGGCTCACGACCGACACCAGCTATCTGCTCGTCGTCTTCGCCTACAACCGCCAGGGCTGCACCCCCTCGGCCTCGATCCCGTTCACGCCGCGCGTCGTTCCGCCGCGCGTGACCGCCGTGAATGCCGTCGCGCCCGATCCGGCCGCGGCGGCGGGTGACGGCCTCGGCGACTTCAGCCTGGGCAGCGACTCGGTGTCGCCCGCCGGCGCCTACGACGTCGTGCGCTACCGACTGAGCGGCGACGGCGTCGACTCCACCGTGATGGGGCCGGTCACGCCCGGCCAGAACGCCTACCTGCGCGCCAGCAACGGCTCGCACTACGGCAAGCGGGTGTCGCTCGAGGTGCAGGGCTGCAAGAAGTACGGCGAGCTGGTCTCCTCCAGCAATCCGGACGGCCTGCTGTGCAACCCGAACTTCTCGGACCCCGTGGAGATCGGCGTGCCGGTGCGGCTGGCCATCGACGGGATCACGCACGACACGCCCGACGGCATCACCAGCGTCACCACGACATGGTCGTGGACCTCCACCAGCTTCAGCCCGGTCTACGACAGAGTTGAGGTCAGCTGCGACGGACGGTCCACCTGGACCGCCCTGAACGACGCCGGCCCCGGAAGCTGCGTCGGCGACAGCCCCCTGCCCCTCCTGACCGGCTGGAAGCCGCTCATCATCCGGATCACCTCCGGCGGACAGACCTACGAACGGAGCTACCAGTGGTAG
- a CDS encoding AAA family ATPase yields MTMTAEQATWYQDTFARLVANVENVLVGKTFVVRLGFVALLSEGHLLLEDSPGTGKTSLARAIAQSVEGSSSRIQFTPDLLPGDITGVSIYDQRSGAFEFHLGPVFANIVLADEINRASPKTQAALLEVMEERHITADGVEHSVDAPFMVIATQNPIEQAGTYRLPEAQLDRFLLKASIGYPDHASTLRILESAGTRSHEVRLDPVIGAQQVVELARLARTVHVDPTINDYVSRLVEATRTATEVRLGGSVRAALALIRASKTLAAASGRHYVIPDDVKALAEPVLAHRLVLDPEAEFDGVTTSGVISQILIETPPPSDRQAV; encoded by the coding sequence GTGACCATGACGGCCGAGCAGGCCACCTGGTACCAGGACACCTTCGCGCGCCTCGTCGCCAACGTCGAGAACGTGCTCGTCGGCAAGACCTTCGTCGTCCGCCTCGGCTTCGTCGCCTTGCTCAGCGAAGGCCACCTGCTGCTCGAGGACTCGCCCGGCACCGGCAAGACCTCGCTGGCCCGCGCGATCGCGCAGAGCGTCGAGGGCAGCTCGAGCCGCATCCAGTTCACGCCCGACCTGCTGCCCGGCGACATCACCGGCGTCAGCATCTACGACCAGCGCAGCGGCGCCTTCGAGTTCCACCTCGGGCCGGTGTTCGCGAACATCGTGCTCGCCGACGAGATCAACCGCGCCTCGCCGAAGACGCAGGCCGCGCTGCTCGAGGTCATGGAGGAGCGCCACATCACCGCCGACGGCGTCGAGCACTCGGTGGATGCGCCGTTCATGGTCATCGCGACCCAGAACCCGATCGAGCAGGCCGGCACCTACCGCCTGCCCGAGGCGCAGCTCGACCGCTTCCTGCTCAAGGCGTCGATCGGATACCCCGACCACGCCTCGACCCTCCGCATCCTCGAATCGGCGGGCACCCGTTCGCACGAGGTGCGCCTCGACCCGGTGATCGGCGCGCAGCAGGTCGTCGAGCTGGCCCGCCTCGCCCGCACGGTGCACGTCGACCCGACCATCAACGACTACGTCTCGCGCCTGGTCGAGGCGACGCGCACCGCGACCGAGGTGCGCCTCGGCGGCAGCGTGCGCGCGGCGCTCGCGCTCATCCGCGCCTCGAAGACCCTCGCGGCCGCCTCGGGACGTCACTACGTCATCCCCGACGACGTGAAGGCGCTGGCCGAGCCGGTGCTCGCGCACCGCCTCGTGCTCGACCCCGAGGCGGAGTTCGACGGCGTCACGACCTCGGGCGTCATCTCCCAGATCCTCATCGAGACCCCGCCGCCGAGCGATCGGCAAGCCGTGTGA
- a CDS encoding DUF58 domain-containing protein, with product MSAPGSPRSTGSPRGATQRTGTRSLDPHTRTDTLSNTRTRIVGARTGVLADGVVGVVRIGRRVGDAVGDVARRVSSVVTTLGWVVLALLIAAGLVGYVLLGWVEAVVLFWIAIVLVLVAVVSLIGRNAFAVTLELERHKVVVGEPATAAISVRSTGAHRSLGATAEIPVGDGLAEAAIPSLRRDGVHRQEFAVPTGRRGVVPIGPVRTVRADPVGLVRRELIWTGREELVVHPRTIAIPSTSTGLIRDLEGAATTDLTPSDVSFHALREYQAGDDRRYIHWKSTAKTGTYMVRQFEQTRRSHLVVGLSTAEADYLDAEEFELAVSVAGSLGVRAIRDGRTVSVVVGEKTPEFAKRRVYAVRPLSTVRPGRLLDDLAVVASDENALPVRDVARVIADTVTGVSIAFLVTGSRTALADLRAASAAFPADVEVVAVVCDPDARPGLRRVPGLNVLRVGLLDDLRQSLARAAAVS from the coding sequence GTGAGCGCACCCGGCTCACCGCGCAGCACCGGGTCGCCCCGCGGAGCGACCCAGCGCACCGGCACGCGCTCGCTCGACCCGCACACCCGCACCGACACGCTCAGCAACACGCGCACCCGCATCGTCGGCGCGCGCACCGGCGTGCTCGCGGACGGGGTCGTCGGCGTCGTGCGGATCGGGCGGCGGGTCGGCGATGCGGTCGGCGACGTCGCCCGCCGGGTGTCGTCGGTCGTCACCACGCTCGGCTGGGTCGTGCTCGCACTGCTCATCGCCGCGGGCCTCGTCGGCTACGTGCTGCTCGGCTGGGTCGAGGCGGTCGTGCTGTTCTGGATCGCGATCGTGCTCGTGCTCGTCGCGGTCGTGTCGCTGATCGGCCGCAACGCCTTCGCCGTGACGCTCGAGCTCGAACGGCACAAGGTGGTCGTGGGCGAGCCGGCCACCGCGGCGATCAGCGTGCGCAGCACCGGCGCGCACCGCTCGCTCGGCGCGACCGCCGAGATCCCCGTCGGCGACGGACTCGCCGAGGCGGCGATCCCGAGCCTCCGCCGCGACGGGGTGCACCGCCAGGAGTTCGCGGTGCCGACCGGGCGACGTGGCGTCGTGCCGATCGGCCCGGTGCGCACGGTGCGCGCCGACCCGGTCGGTCTGGTGCGTCGCGAGCTCATCTGGACCGGCCGCGAGGAGCTCGTCGTGCACCCGCGCACGATCGCCATCCCCTCGACCAGCACGGGCCTCATCCGCGACCTCGAGGGTGCGGCGACCACCGACCTCACGCCGAGCGATGTGTCCTTCCACGCGCTGCGCGAGTATCAGGCGGGGGATGATCGGCGTTACATCCACTGGAAGTCCACCGCGAAGACCGGCACCTACATGGTGCGGCAGTTCGAGCAGACCCGCCGCAGCCACCTCGTCGTCGGGCTGAGCACCGCCGAGGCGGACTATCTCGATGCGGAGGAGTTCGAGCTCGCCGTGAGCGTCGCCGGCAGCCTCGGCGTGCGCGCGATCCGCGACGGGCGCACCGTCTCGGTGGTCGTGGGCGAGAAGACGCCCGAGTTCGCGAAGCGCCGTGTCTACGCCGTGCGTCCGCTCTCGACGGTGCGCCCGGGCCGCCTGCTCGACGATCTCGCCGTCGTCGCCTCCGACGAGAACGCGCTGCCGGTGCGCGACGTCGCCCGTGTGATCGCCGACACCGTCACCGGCGTCTCGATCGCCTTCCTGGTGACCGGCTCCCGCACGGCGCTGGCCGACCTGCGAGCGGCATCCGCGGCGTTCCCCGCCGACGTCGAGGTCGTCGCGGTCGTCTGCGATCCGGATGCGCGGCCGGGTCTGCGTCGGGTTCCGGGCCTCAACGTGCTGCGGGTCGGCCTGCTCGACGACCTGCGGCAGTCCCTCGCCCGTGCGGCGGCGGTGTCATGA